The nucleotide sequence GGCCGCTGTCGCCGGTAACGAAGTCGGCGCGCCGGCTCTCGCTGCGACAGCGCTCGAGACTCTCGGCGATGTCACGCTCGTGCTCGGCCGGGTAGCCGAGCGCGCGCAGGACGTTGCGCAATGCGTCATCGCCGGTCCGCTGGTACCGCCCCGCTGCATCGCGCCATTCGATCTGAAGCCCCGCCTCCGCGGCAAGCTCGTGCAGCGCGCTCATGACTCGATCCCGCACACGAAGCTGCCGGGCTCACCGCTTGCACCGAGCGTGAAGAGCGGGCCGGGCACGTCGCCAAATTGCGCGCGTTCACGGCCGAGATTGATCGCCAGGGTGAGCGTCGCTCCGTCGCCCATTCGCCAGCGAGCGCTCACCGCGCCTTCGGCAAGCACCTCTGCCCCGAGGCTCTTCGCCCCGGCGAGGCGCGGCACGATGTGCCGGTGCCGCAGCTGTAGCAGTTCGGCGTAAAGCCCCCGCCACTCTTCGGCATCGGGGCCCGGGACCGGGATCGAGGCCGCGAAGGTCAGGGCATCGTTTGGGTCGGGGATTCGCTCGCGGTCCTCGGCCTTGGCGAAGGCGCGGAAATCGGCGAATTCGCGCCGCCGCCCCTCGCGCACGGCATCGGCCAGCTCGTCGTGAAAATCGGTGAAGAACAGGAACGGGGAACGGCTCCCCGCTTCGTCGCCCATGAAGATCAGCGGGATCTGCGGTGCGAGCAGCAGCAGGGCGGTCACCGCTCGCAGCTTGTCGCGCTCGGCCAGCACCGTCAGCCGCTCACCCAGCGCGCGGTTGCCGATCTGGTCGTGGTTCTGCAGGAACGAGACGAACCGCACCGGCGGAAGGTGCCCGCTCGGGCTTCCGCGCGGCCTGGCGTCCGGACCCGGCGGAGACTCACCCTGGTAGACGAATCCTTCCGTAAGACAGCGAGCGAGCTTGTTCGTCGGCTCCTGCGCAAAGCCTGCGTAATATCCTTCGGTTTCGTCGGTCAGCAGCACGTGCACCGTGTTGTGGAAGTCGTCGTTCCACTGCGCGTCGAAGCGCCCCTCCGCCAGCCGGCCGGCGTCGTTGGCTTCGTTTTCGAGGATCAGGTGAACGTGGCGATCGCCGACCGTTTCGCGCAGCTCGCTCGCCATCGCGTCGAGGAAGCGGCTGTCCCCGATCGCATGGATCGCGTCGAAGCGAAGCCCGTCGAAGCGGAACTCATCGAGCCACATGCGCGCATTGTCGATGAAGAAGCGCTGCACGGGCTCGCGCGCGGAGGCGATCCCCGGGCCCCACGGCGTGTGCCGCGTCGCATCGAAGAACGGTTCGGCATAGGCGTGGAGGAAATTTCCATCCGGTCCGAAGTGGTTGTAGACCACATCCAGGAAAATCATCAGGTCCAGCTCGTGCGCCCGGTCGACCAGCGCTTTCAGATCGGCGGGCGTGCCATACGCCTCGTGCACCGCATAGGGCAGGACGCCGTCGTAGCCCCATCCGCGCTCGCCCGCGAAGGCTGCAACGGGCATCAGCTCGACCGCGGTGATGCCGAGATCCGCCATGGCAGGCAAGCGTTCTGCGACGCCCGCGAAGCCGCCGAGAAGGCCGGCGTGGACCTCCTGGATCACCGCCTCGTGCCACGGCCGTCCGCGCCAGCCGGTGCACTTCCAGTCATAGCCGTCCGGATCGGGAAGCACACTCCACCCATGCGGGCCGCCGCGCTGCGCACGCGAAGCGGGATCGGGCACGGCCAGCGTTGGATCGAGGCGAAAACGGTAGCTCGCCCCTGCAGCGGCCTCGGTGGTAACCGACAGCCAGCCCTCGCCCGCCGGCTCCATCGGTATGGAACGGCCGTCCTCGAACTCGAGCGTGATCGCCTCGCGATCGGGCGCCCACACGTTGAAGCGCCAGCCCCCCTCCTCGACGCGTTGTGGACCCCATTGCATCAGACCGGCACTTCCCACCAGATCAGCGCCGCCGCGCCGGCGAGCAGCCAGTAGCTGTCGCCGATGTCGTGCTCCTCCAGGTGGGGATGCGCACTGTCGATCAGCAGGCGCCGGCGGGCCGAAGGCGGCGGAAGGTTGAACACGAGATTGTCCGGCGACCCGTTCATCAGCAGGGCGATGATCCTTAGCCGCCCGTCCTCCATCTTGCGCGCCAGCCGCATGACCAGAGCGCGGCCGTGAACATTGTCCCAGTCCTCTTGCGCCAAGGGCATGCCGCGCTCGTCCCACCAGTCGATATCGGGGAGGTTCGCGGCGACCTCCTGCCCGTAGAGATAGCGGCGCGAGTGCAACAGGCTGTAGCGTTTGCGCAAAGCGATCAGCCGCTGCACGAAGCCGATCATGGCCTCCCCCTCGGGCGAGCGCGCCTGCTTCCAGTCGAACCAGCTGATCGCGTTGTCCTGACAATAGGCGTTGTTGTTGCCGCCCTGGGTACGGGCGAACTCGTCGCCGCCGAGCAGCATCGGCGTGCCGTGGGAGGCGAGCAGGGTCACCAGCATCGAACGCTGGATGCGCATGCGCATTTCGCGGATTTCGGGGTTGTGGGTCGGCCCCTCCTCGCCCCAGTTACGCGAGAAGTTCTCGCCGTGTCCGTCGTTGTTGTCCTCGAGGTTGGCCTCGTTGTGGCGATGCTCGTAGCTGACCGTGTCCGCGAGCGTGAAGCCGTCGTGGCTGGTGACGAAGTTGACGCTGGCCCAGGGGCGGCGGGCGCGGCGATCGAAGATGTCGCCCGAGCCGGCCAGCCGTGCGGCGAGCTCGCCGCGCATGTCTTCGTCGCCGCGCCAATAGCGGCGCACCGCGTCGCGATAGCGATCGTTCCATTCGGCGAAGCCGGGCGGATGATGGCCGAGCTGGTATCCGCCCGGGCCGATGTCCCAAGGCTCCGAAATCAGCTTCACCCGCTGCAGCACCGGGTCCTGGCGCAGAACGTCGAAGAAGGCTGCGCCCGGGTTGAAGTCGGGATAGGTGCGGCCGAGCACGGTCCCCAGGTCGAAGCGGAAGCCGTCGATGCCGAACGAGGTCACCCAGTAGCGCAGTGAATCCGCGACCATCTGGATCACCCGGGCCTTCGACATGTTGAGCGTGTTGCCGGTCCCGGTGAAGTTGACCGCATAGCGCCGATCGTCCGGCGACAGGCGATAATAACTGGCGTTGTCGAGCCCGCGCCACGACAGCGTCGGCCCCCGCTCGGACCCTTCCGCCGTGTGGTTGTAAACCACGTCGAGAATCACCTCTATCCCCGCGGCATGGAGCCTGCGCACCGCGAGGCGCAGCTCGTCGAGGTCGGGACGGGCGAAATATCGCCGCTCGGGCGCGAAGAACGACAGCGTGTTGTAGCCCCAGTAGTTCCTCAGCCCCTTTTCGAGCAGGAAGCGGTCTTGCGCATAGGCGTGGATAGGGAGCAACTCGATCGCGGTGACGCCCAGCCGCTTGAGGTGATCGACCACCGGGCCGCTGGCGAGCGCCGCGAAAGTGCCGCGTTCCTGCGGCGCCACTTCCTCGAACAGCTTGGTCAGGCCGCGCACATGCGCTTCGTAGATCACCGTGTCCGCCCACGGCGTGTTCGGCCGGCGGTCGTGCGACCAGTCGAACGAACCGTGGGTCACTACGCCCTTGGGCATCGCCGGGGCACTGTCGCGGCGATCGAACGAAAGGTCTGCCTTGCGCGAGCGGACACGGTATCCGAACAGGCTGTCCGTCCACTTGAGCTCGCCCACGAGCTGCTTGGCGTAGGGATCGAGCAGCAGTTTGTGATGATTGAACCGGTGCCCGTTCTCCGGCTCGTACGGGCCGTAGGCGCGGTAGCCGTAAACGAGCCCCGGCAGCGCATCCGGCAAATAGCCGTGCCAGACTTCGTCGGTCCACTCGGGCAGATCGAAGCGAGCGATTTCCTTCCTGCCATTGGGATCGAACAAACAAAGCTCGATCCGCTCGGCGTTGGCCGAGTAGACGGCGAAGTTCACCCCCATTCCATCGAACGTGCTGCCGAGCGGATAGGGCGAACCGGCCTCGAGCCGCTCCGGAAAGCTCATCGGGTCAGCTTTCGCCGTGCTTCAGGATGACGACGCCGAGCGGCGGCAGCGACAGCGCGGCCGAACACGGCTGGCCGTGGAGCTGCGGCCCATCGGCGCTCACGCCGCCGTCGTTTCCGAAATTGCTGCCGCCGTACATCTCGGCATCCGAATTCAGCAACTCGCGCCAAGTTCCGGATTGTGGCAGGCCAACGCGATAATTTCGCTGCGGTTCGGGCGTCATGTTGGCGATAACCGCGATATCCGCCCCGCCCCTGCCGCGGCGATGGAAGGCGTATACGCTGTTCGCGGCATCGTCCGCGGCAAGCCAGCGGAATCCGTCGGGATCGGTGTCGAGCGCATGAAGCGCCGGTTCCTCGCGGTAGACCCGGTTGAGGTCGCGCACGAGCAGCTGAACGCCCGCATGCTCCTGGGCATCGAGAAGGTCCCACGGAAGCGACTCGTCGTGGTTCCATTCGCGCTCCATGCCCAGTTCGCAGCCCATGAATAACAGCTTCTTGCCCGGGTGTGTCCACATGAACGCCAGGTAGGCGCGCAGGTTGGCGAACTTGCGCCAGCGGTCGCCCGGCATTTTTCCCCACAGCGAGCCCTTGCCGTGGACCACCTCGTCGTGGCTGATCGGCAGGACGTATTTCTCGGAGTAGGCGTAGACCATCGGAAAGCTGAGATCGTTGTGGTGCCACTGGCGGTGGACCGGATCGCGCTCGATGTATTCGAGCGTGTCGTGCATCCAGCCCATGTTCCACTTGTAGTTGAAACCCAGGCCGCCTTGCGGAACCGGCGAAGTCACGCCGGGCCAGGCGGTCGATTCCTCGGCGACCGTGATGGCTCCCGGGCAACGCTCCGAGACGATCGTGTTCAGGTGCTTGAGAAAGGCGACCGATTCGAGATTCTCGCGTCCGCCGTGGACGTTGGGCACCCACTCGCCGGCATTCCGGCTGTAGTCGCGGTAAAGCATCGAGGCGACAGCATCGACGCGCAGACCGTCGACGTGGAAGGTTTCGAGCCACCACATCGCCGAGGCGAGCAGGAATCCCGAGACCTCGTTGCGCCCGAGGTTGTAGATGAGCGTGTTCCAATCCTGGTGGAACCCCTCGCGAGGGTCCGAGTGCTCGTAGAGATGGGTGCCGTCGAACTGCGCCAGACCGTGCGGATCGGTCGGGAAGTGCGCCGGCACCCAGTCGAGGATCACGCCGAGCCCCGCGCGGTGGCAGGCGTCGACGAACGCGGCGAAGTCCTGCGGACCGCCGAAACGGGCCGAAGGCGCGAACTGCGACAGCGGCTGGTAGCCCCACGATCCGCCGAACGGATGCTCCATGATCGGCAGCAGCTCGATGTGGGTGAAGCCCATGTCCGCTGCATAGGGAATCAATCGCTCGATCAGGCCCGCCCAGTCGAACGCGCGATCGCCCTCGCCCTCGGGCTTCATCCACGAAGCGGCATGGACTTCGTAGATGGAGATCGGCGCCTCGGGCGCGTGGCGGCTCGCACGTTCGGACATCCAGTCGCTGTCGGACCAGGAATAGTCGGGCGCCGCGGCCACCACCGACGCCGTGGCCGGCGGGCGTTCGGTCTGCCGGGCAAGCGGATCGGCCTTCTGCATGATCCCGCCGTCGGCGCCCGCGATCTCGAACTTGTAACGCGCGCCGGGACCGAGCCGCGGGACGAACAGTTCCCACACCCCGGCCCAATGGCGCAGCCGCATCGGGTGGCGTCGTCCGTCCCAAGCGTTGAAGTCGCCGACCACCGAAACCCGGCGAGCGTTCGGCGCCCAGACCGAGAAGAGCACGCCCCGGGTGCCGTCCACCTCGCGCGGTTGCGCGCCGAAAACGCGGCCCATCTCGAAGTGCCGGCCCTCGGCGAACAGGTGCAGGTCGAAGTCCGAAAGCATGGTCCCAAAGGCGTAAGGATCCTCCGTCTCCTGCACCGTTCCTCCGGGCCAGCGGATTCGCAGCAGGTAAGGTCCGGCAAACTTCACCGCCCCGGCGAACAAGCCCGGCCCCGCTTCCCCGAGCCGCGCAGCCCTGCCGCCGTCCGGGGGCACGCATTCGACCATCTCGGCGCCCGGCTGGAAGGTGCGCACCACGCGATCGCGGTCGCCCTGGTGGGGGCCAAGCAGCGCGAACGGATCGTCCAGACGGCCCTCGATCAGCGCGAACGCCGACCTTGCGAGTACGTCTTCTTGCGCGGTCATTGGGGTTCTCCGAGAAGCTTTCTGGCTACATGAGCAAGTCCGGCGGCGGGGACTTCGATCCAGTCCGGCCGGTTGGCGGCTTCGTAACCGACCTCGTAGGCAGCCTTTTCGAGCAAGAGCAAGTCCAGCAGCGGGCCCGGAGGCTCTTCGATCACGGCGGTGTATCCCTCGAGGAAGGCGCCCGCAGCCGCCTCGCGGAACTCGCGGGCGAGGCGCTGGGCGCGGTCCTCCCAGCTCTCGGTTCCCGCAGGATGCGTGCTTCGGGCCACCGCGGCGGCGTAATCGAAGCTGCGCAGCACGCCTGCGACGTCGCGGAGCGGCAAGTCCTTGGCCCTGCGCTCATGCAAGGCGCGTGCGGGCTCACCCTCGAAGTCGATGATCGTTACATCGTCGCCGGTGACCAGGATCTGCCCGAGGTGCAGGTCGCCGTGGATTCGGGTCTTTTGAAGACCTTGTGCGCCGGCTGCGACCTCGGCAACGCGAGCGGTCAGATCGTCGCGCCTCTTGCGCAGAAACCCCGCGTCGGCCTGCGCGGCTTCGCCGAGTTCCGCATGGCCGAGACGATCGATCGCGGAATCGAGCTGGCCGGCTATCCGCTGGGCCAGCGCTTTGGCATCTTCGCTGTCGAAGCGCGTCGGCGAAAAGGCCGAGTTGTCGGTTTCGCGCGTGAGGACGGTGTGCATTTCTGCGAGCCGGCGACCGAGGTTGCGTGCGAAATTCGTATAGCTCGCGAAGCTCCACTCGCTTTCGGTCGCCATCCTCTCGAGCATCGCGAGCGTCCACTGCCAGCCGTCGCCCTGGTTGTAGGCGAACGCTTGCGCCATCATCAGCAGCATGTCTTCACCGCCTTCGCGGCGATAGGCGGTGCCCAGAATCGGCGGCACGTTGGCGAAGCCGTGCTCGGTGAGATAGGCGACCATCTCCGCATCGGGGTGGACACCCGGCGCCACTTTGCGCAGCAGCTTGAGAACCGCCTTGCGCCCCACGATCATCGTGCTGTTGGACTGTTCGGCGGATGACCACTCGGCCTCCGCCTCGGGCTCGAGATCGAAGTGGCGAGTCTTCTCGAACCGCAGCTCGCCTTCGCCCGATGGCACGCTGCGCCCCTCGCTCATTGCCGTAATGACCGAGCGAGCGAACGAGGCGAGCGCGAACCCGTCCGTCAACAAGCCGACGTAGCGCTCGCGGCGCACGCGGGCGATCGCGAGGTTGGAAGCATAGGGGCCGTTGGCCTCACCTTCCCAGGCAATTCCGAGCGGCAGGGTGTAGACCGCGCTGCCGCCCGAGGTCGTCACAGCCAGTTCGCTCAGCAGCAGATCGTCGGCCGCGGGCATCTCGGTCAACCGCATCAGCTCGACGCGTTCGATTGTTTCATCCTTGGCGCCGAACCAGCGGCGCTGGGCGATGTAGTCCGGCAGCACGTCGCGCTCGAGAATCGCGCGGTTGCCCGGCGAGCCGAGATCGGTGAGCCGCGGCCGCAGGACGAAAGTGTATCGTTCGACATCCGCGCCGGGTGCGCCCGATGCCCAGTCGGGCGCGTCCACGTCGTGCCGCAGCTCAAACCAGTAGAATCCGTAAGGCGGCAGCGAGAGAAGGTACGGAAGTTGCCCCACCCGCGGAAACGGCGATCCTCCGGTCAGTTCGATCGGTGTCGCGCCTTCGAAAGAGTGCAGGTCGAGCTCGACGGCCTGCGCGGTGCGGCTGAGATTGGCGACGCACAGGATCGTCTCGTCCCCGTGCCGGCGCAGGTATGCGAGTATTCGCCTGTTCGCCGGACGCAGAAACGTCTGCGTTCCGCGGCCGAATGCAGCGTGCTCGCGCCGCACCGCCAGCATGCGCTTAATCCAGTTGAGCAATGAGTGGCGGTCGCGCTCTTGCGCTTCGACGTTGACCGCTTCGTAGCCGTAGAGCGGGTCCTGGATCAGCGGCAGCGAGAGCGAAGCGGGGTCGGCGCGCGAAAAGCCGCCGTTGCGGTCGGGCGACCACTGCATCGGGGTGCGCACGCCGTCGCGATCGCCGAGAAAGATATTGTCGCCCATCCCGATTTCGTCGCCGTAGTAGAGGACCGGCGTCCCGGGCATTGTCAGCAGCAGCGCGTTCAGAAGCTCGATCCGCCGGCGGTCGCGCTCCATCAGCGGGGCGAGACGGCGGCGGATACCGAGATTGATCCGCGCTCGCCGGTCGGCCGCGTAGGTGTTCCACAGATAATCGCGCTCGGAATCGGTGACCATTTCAAGCGTCAGCTCGTCGTGGTTGCGCAGAAAAATCGCCCATTGCGCGTCTTCCGGAATATCCGGCGTCTGGCGCATGATATCGGTGATGGGGAAGCGGTCTTCCTGCGCCACCGCCATGTACATCCGCGGCATCAGCGGAAAGTGAAAGGCCATGTGGCACTCGTCAGTCCTGCCGTCTTGCTCGCCAAAGTACTGCTGCGTGTCCTCCGGCCACATGTTGGCTTCGGCCAGCAACATGCGGTCGGGATAGTGCGCGTCGAGGTCGGCGCGGATGGTCTTCAGCACCTGATGCGTTTCGGGCAGGTTCTCGTTCGACGTCCCGTCGCGCTCGATCAGGTAGGGGATCGCGTCGAGCCGCAGCCCGTCGATACCTGCATCGAGCCAGAAGTGCATGACCGACAGGACTTCCTCGATCACCTTGGGATTGTCGAAATTGAGGTCGGGTTGGTGCGAATAGAACCGGTGCCAGAAGTAGGCGCCGGCTTCCTCGTCCCAGGTCCAGTTCGACTTCTCGGTGTCGCAGAAGATGATCCGCGTGCCCGAATAGAGCGTTTCGTCGTCTGACCAGACGTACATCGCGCGCTCGGGGCTGCCCGGCGGCGCGCGGCGTGCGGCCTGGAACCAGGGGTGCTGGTCGCTGGTGTGGTTGATCACCAGCTCGGTGATCACGCGCAGGCCGCGGGCATGGGCCGCATCGATGAATGCGCGCGCTTCTTCCATCGTGCCGTAGTCGGGGCTGACATCGCGGTATTCGGCAATGTCGTAGCCGTCGTCGCGCCGCGGGCTCGGGTAGAACGGCAGCAGCCAGATCGCTGTCACGCCCAGGTCCGCGACGTAGTCGAGCTTTTCCATCAACCCCGCGAAGTCGCCGACCCCGTCGTTGTTGGCGTCGAAGAAGCTCTTGACGTGGAGCTGGTAAATGACCGCATCCTTGTACCATAGCGGATCGTCTGCAGACGACAGCGTGGCGGAAACGGTCTTGGGAGACGAGGGTCGCGGCGGCATCTCGTTCATGCCCGGACCTCCTTCGGCACGAGCCGCCAGATGCGATAGGGCTCGTCGGGTGCAAGGTGGATGTGCTGGATCTTGCCGTGCCAGTCGAAGCGATACCCTGCGGCGAGGTCCTCTACGCCGATGGCGGCATCGTCGGGCAGGCCGAATTCCCACAGCGGGACCTCGAAGTCGCAGGCGTGCGCGTGGTGAGGGTCCATGTTGACCATCACCATGATCATCTCGCGCAGCACGCCGTCGGCCGACGGCGCGGGCTTGCCGTACCAGATGACGTTCTCGTCGTGTGCAGCGTAGAAGCGCGTGTTCAAATGCGTCTGAAGCGCTTCATTGGCACGCCGCAGCCGATTGAGCAGCCTTACGTCGGCGATGATGTTGCCCGGCGCGTCCCAGTCGCGGGCGCGAAGCTGGAACTTCTCGGAATCGAGATACTCCTCCTTGCCTGGCCCCAGCGGGGCCGCATCGCACAGTTCGAAACCCGAATAGACGCCCCACAGACCCGACAGAGTCGCCGCCAGCACTGCCCGGATGCGGTGCGCCGGTCGGCCTCCCGTCTGGAGGAAGAACGGGTTGATGTCCGGGGTGTTGACGAAAAAGTGCGGGCGGTAGAATTCCTTCGGCGCCTCGGTGGTCAGTTCGGTGATATATTCGATCAGCTCGTACTTGCGGTCTCGCCACGTGAAGTACGTGTAGCTTTGGCTGAAGCCGACCTTGGCCAGCCGGTACATCATGGTCGGCCGGGTGAAAGCCTCGGAGAGAAAGATCACGTCCGGGTGACGCCCGCGCACCTCGGCGATCATCCACTCCCAGAACGGCAGCGGCTTCGTATGCGGGTTGTCGACCCGGAAGGTCTTCACCCCGTGGTCGACCCACAGCAGCACGACGTCGCGCAAAGCCTCCCATAGGCCTGGCACCGCGTCGGGCCCGTAGAAGTCGACATTGACGATGTCCTGATACTTCTTCGGCGGGTTCTCGGCGTACTTCATCGTCCCGTCGGGGCGCCAGGCGAACCATCCAGGGTGCTGCTCGAGCCAGGGATGATCGGGAGCGGCCTGGATGGCGAAGTCGAGGGCAATCTCCAGTCCGTTCTCGGAGGCCGCTTTCACCAGCCGGTCGAAGTCCTCGAACGTGCCGAGCTCGGGATGGATTGCCTCGTGTCCGCCTTCTTTCGCCCCGATGGCGTAGGGGCTCCCCGGATCGCCTGGCGCGGGTGTCAGCGTGTTGTTGGGTCCCTTGCGGTTCTTTCGCCCAATCGGGTGGATCGGAGGAAAATAGAGTGTGTCGAAGCCCATTGCGCGCACTCGCGGCAGATGGTCGATCACATCGGCAAAGTTGCCGTGCCGATCCGGATTGTCGCTCATCGAGCGCGGGAACAGCTCGTACCAACTCGAGAAGCGCGCCTCGATCCGTTCCGCATCGATAGGGTGCGCTACGGAGACGATGCGGTGAGGACGCTCGTCGGCTGCGCGCATGAGGCGCCTCAGGTCCTCGGAGAGCAACAGTCGCTCCTTCTGCGCGTCGTCCCCCTTGTCGTATGCTGCCAGCTGCTTCTTGAGCGCCTTCGCGAGATCGCCCTTGGTACGGTCTGCCGCCTGTTCGACCAGCTGCCGCCCCTCCGCGCGGTCGACTGGCTCCGCCACGCCGGCGTCCACCTTCTTGCCGAAGTCGCGCTGGAAGCCACCGAAGC is from Croceibacterium aestuarii and encodes:
- the glgX gene encoding glycogen debranching protein GlgX, whose translation is MSFPERLEAGSPYPLGSTFDGMGVNFAVYSANAERIELCLFDPNGRKEIARFDLPEWTDEVWHGYLPDALPGLVYGYRAYGPYEPENGHRFNHHKLLLDPYAKQLVGELKWTDSLFGYRVRSRKADLSFDRRDSAPAMPKGVVTHGSFDWSHDRRPNTPWADTVIYEAHVRGLTKLFEEVAPQERGTFAALASGPVVDHLKRLGVTAIELLPIHAYAQDRFLLEKGLRNYWGYNTLSFFAPERRYFARPDLDELRLAVRRLHAAGIEVILDVVYNHTAEGSERGPTLSWRGLDNASYYRLSPDDRRYAVNFTGTGNTLNMSKARVIQMVADSLRYWVTSFGIDGFRFDLGTVLGRTYPDFNPGAAFFDVLRQDPVLQRVKLISEPWDIGPGGYQLGHHPPGFAEWNDRYRDAVRRYWRGDEDMRGELAARLAGSGDIFDRRARRPWASVNFVTSHDGFTLADTVSYEHRHNEANLEDNNDGHGENFSRNWGEEGPTHNPEIREMRMRIQRSMLVTLLASHGTPMLLGGDEFARTQGGNNNAYCQDNAISWFDWKQARSPEGEAMIGFVQRLIALRKRYSLLHSRRYLYGQEVAANLPDIDWWDERGMPLAQEDWDNVHGRALVMRLARKMEDGRLRIIALLMNGSPDNLVFNLPPPSARRRLLIDSAHPHLEEHDIGDSYWLLAGAAALIWWEVPV
- the treS gene encoding maltose alpha-D-glucosyltransferase, whose product is MNEMPPRPSSPKTVSATLSSADDPLWYKDAVIYQLHVKSFFDANNDGVGDFAGLMEKLDYVADLGVTAIWLLPFYPSPRRDDGYDIAEYRDVSPDYGTMEEARAFIDAAHARGLRVITELVINHTSDQHPWFQAARRAPPGSPERAMYVWSDDETLYSGTRIIFCDTEKSNWTWDEEAGAYFWHRFYSHQPDLNFDNPKVIEEVLSVMHFWLDAGIDGLRLDAIPYLIERDGTSNENLPETHQVLKTIRADLDAHYPDRMLLAEANMWPEDTQQYFGEQDGRTDECHMAFHFPLMPRMYMAVAQEDRFPITDIMRQTPDIPEDAQWAIFLRNHDELTLEMVTDSERDYLWNTYAADRRARINLGIRRRLAPLMERDRRRIELLNALLLTMPGTPVLYYGDEIGMGDNIFLGDRDGVRTPMQWSPDRNGGFSRADPASLSLPLIQDPLYGYEAVNVEAQERDRHSLLNWIKRMLAVRREHAAFGRGTQTFLRPANRRILAYLRRHGDETILCVANLSRTAQAVELDLHSFEGATPIELTGGSPFPRVGQLPYLLSLPPYGFYWFELRHDVDAPDWASGAPGADVERYTFVLRPRLTDLGSPGNRAILERDVLPDYIAQRRWFGAKDETIERVELMRLTEMPAADDLLLSELAVTTSGGSAVYTLPLGIAWEGEANGPYASNLAIARVRRERYVGLLTDGFALASFARSVITAMSEGRSVPSGEGELRFEKTRHFDLEPEAEAEWSSAEQSNSTMIVGRKAVLKLLRKVAPGVHPDAEMVAYLTEHGFANVPPILGTAYRREGGEDMLLMMAQAFAYNQGDGWQWTLAMLERMATESEWSFASYTNFARNLGRRLAEMHTVLTRETDNSAFSPTRFDSEDAKALAQRIAGQLDSAIDRLGHAELGEAAQADAGFLRKRRDDLTARVAEVAAGAQGLQKTRIHGDLHLGQILVTGDDVTIIDFEGEPARALHERRAKDLPLRDVAGVLRSFDYAAAVARSTHPAGTESWEDRAQRLAREFREAAAGAFLEGYTAVIEEPPGPLLDLLLLEKAAYEVGYEAANRPDWIEVPAAGLAHVARKLLGEPQ
- the treZ gene encoding malto-oligosyltrehalose trehalohydrolase produces the protein MQWGPQRVEEGGWRFNVWAPDREAITLEFEDGRSIPMEPAGEGWLSVTTEAAAGASYRFRLDPTLAVPDPASRAQRGGPHGWSVLPDPDGYDWKCTGWRGRPWHEAVIQEVHAGLLGGFAGVAERLPAMADLGITAVELMPVAAFAGERGWGYDGVLPYAVHEAYGTPADLKALVDRAHELDLMIFLDVVYNHFGPDGNFLHAYAEPFFDATRHTPWGPGIASAREPVQRFFIDNARMWLDEFRFDGLRFDAIHAIGDSRFLDAMASELRETVGDRHVHLILENEANDAGRLAEGRFDAQWNDDFHNTVHVLLTDETEGYYAGFAQEPTNKLARCLTEGFVYQGESPPGPDARPRGSPSGHLPPVRFVSFLQNHDQIGNRALGERLTVLAERDKLRAVTALLLLAPQIPLIFMGDEAGSRSPFLFFTDFHDELADAVREGRRREFADFRAFAKAEDRERIPDPNDALTFAASIPVPGPDAEEWRGLYAELLQLRHRHIVPRLAGAKSLGAEVLAEGAVSARWRMGDGATLTLAINLGRERAQFGDVPGPLFTLGASGEPGSFVCGIES
- the glgB gene encoding 1,4-alpha-glucan branching protein GlgB; this translates as MTAQEDVLARSAFALIEGRLDDPFALLGPHQGDRDRVVRTFQPGAEMVECVPPDGGRAARLGEAGPGLFAGAVKFAGPYLLRIRWPGGTVQETEDPYAFGTMLSDFDLHLFAEGRHFEMGRVFGAQPREVDGTRGVLFSVWAPNARRVSVVGDFNAWDGRRHPMRLRHWAGVWELFVPRLGPGARYKFEIAGADGGIMQKADPLARQTERPPATASVVAAAPDYSWSDSDWMSERASRHAPEAPISIYEVHAASWMKPEGEGDRAFDWAGLIERLIPYAADMGFTHIELLPIMEHPFGGSWGYQPLSQFAPSARFGGPQDFAAFVDACHRAGLGVILDWVPAHFPTDPHGLAQFDGTHLYEHSDPREGFHQDWNTLIYNLGRNEVSGFLLASAMWWLETFHVDGLRVDAVASMLYRDYSRNAGEWVPNVHGGRENLESVAFLKHLNTIVSERCPGAITVAEESTAWPGVTSPVPQGGLGFNYKWNMGWMHDTLEYIERDPVHRQWHHNDLSFPMVYAYSEKYVLPISHDEVVHGKGSLWGKMPGDRWRKFANLRAYLAFMWTHPGKKLLFMGCELGMEREWNHDESLPWDLLDAQEHAGVQLLVRDLNRVYREEPALHALDTDPDGFRWLAADDAANSVYAFHRRGRGGADIAVIANMTPEPQRNYRVGLPQSGTWRELLNSDAEMYGGSNFGNDGGVSADGPQLHGQPCSAALSLPPLGVVILKHGES
- a CDS encoding alpha-1,4-glucan--maltose-1-phosphate maltosyltransferase, with product MPPPMCTISAGTISAAREIGGSESAETLAAAKNAGFDAVTWRIDGSLFEEPGVAVDEAFAIARRAGLRVIVEVDPRRFPADHALVTEHPSAFRLHRSAAERAPIDPRKPAPPSGVASARLNDAAAGRVLEEPMRAALAGLVERGADGLQIAGVDRIEPLLLARVTAALRDQAPGLVVIGSGVENIQRAAELAAAVDAFVSSYSAWDGRSEWWFDEAEVLRAAAPMLNEVRSDSRRDAMLLLREAAALGDGFIVPLDVLRRGAPFMDAAADAVRLANEVSGFGGAMRRIGGSTGPVTAVLRSDTADLRKAQKALLIMANASTEEATPPEIARLPSVAAQFTFDSGTEAIAALAPGEVRVLGGTRAPPVKLVQARPLADAAEPGQRLVLEKVSPSVAGGDFPIKRVVGDTICVEATIFADGHEKLAAELRWRAADADEWRSAPMEQLANDRWRAELRIERLGRHEFVVEGWLDRFGGFQRDFGKKVDAGVAEPVDRAEGRQLVEQAADRTKGDLAKALKKQLAAYDKGDDAQKERLLLSEDLRRLMRAADERPHRIVSVAHPIDAERIEARFSSWYELFPRSMSDNPDRHGNFADVIDHLPRVRAMGFDTLYFPPIHPIGRKNRKGPNNTLTPAPGDPGSPYAIGAKEGGHEAIHPELGTFEDFDRLVKAASENGLEIALDFAIQAAPDHPWLEQHPGWFAWRPDGTMKYAENPPKKYQDIVNVDFYGPDAVPGLWEALRDVVLLWVDHGVKTFRVDNPHTKPLPFWEWMIAEVRGRHPDVIFLSEAFTRPTMMYRLAKVGFSQSYTYFTWRDRKYELIEYITELTTEAPKEFYRPHFFVNTPDINPFFLQTGGRPAHRIRAVLAATLSGLWGVYSGFELCDAAPLGPGKEEYLDSEKFQLRARDWDAPGNIIADVRLLNRLRRANEALQTHLNTRFYAAHDENVIWYGKPAPSADGVLREMIMVMVNMDPHHAHACDFEVPLWEFGLPDDAAIGVEDLAAGYRFDWHGKIQHIHLAPDEPYRIWRLVPKEVRA